CGAGGTTACGATAGACGGCCGTGGTAAAATGGGTAGTTTGGTCGGTGCCAGCGAGGAGTATCGGAGTGGAGGTATTGGAATGGAGAACCTGCTCATGGAATATGCCGTTTCGACTATGATCCTTATAAACATGATGGTGGATGCGCCGGAGAATGACCTTCAGCTTCGATGTCACATTAGGGCCCAGTTCATCTCATGTGGCATCAAGCGTCTGTTAACGAAAATGGAGGGCTTCCAGTATGAGGTGATCGACAAGCAGATTGAGCGATTCAGGGAGAATGAAGCCATCGACTACGAAGATCTCCTTCAGCGTGAAGGCAGCAGCGTCAAGGACAGCATCGAGGGCGAGGTCAAAGACATGTCCGACCCGATGCAAATTACCGATGCCATCGCCTCTAGAATCAACGGAAGCCGGGCGCACGACTACTTCCTCTCGGCCATGCAGCATATGCTGCTGATCCGCGAGAACTCTGGCGAGGATGGTCTGCGGATGTTCCAGCTCGTGGATGCGATGATGAGCTATGTCGCCATGGACCGGCGGTTGCCCGATTTGGACTTCCGGCAAGGGTTAACGTTTACCGTGCAGAGTCTTTTGGATCGTCTCCACACAGATGAAGAGGCTCGACAGGTGTACGATGAATCGCTGGAAGCCCGGCAGATTGCCGAAGCAGCAATTGCAGAGCGTGATGAGATGAAAGCGCAGGTGGAGCTGGGAGCTGATGGTCTGGTCAAAAAGCTGCAGAAGCAGATTGATGAGCAGACGAGCATCATCGAGTTGCAGGCTAGGCAAAACGAATCTATCAAGGCGGAGATTGCCGATGTGCAGCGGCTGCGTGCCCAGGAGTTGCAGCGCAATGAACTCGAGACCCGTGAACTGTATCTCATGCTTCGTGACGCCCAGGACATCGCCGCGTCGAatgcgaagaagaataacGTCGCGGAAACGGATCCGGTTCAGATGAGAGGTATCATGGACCGTGATCAACTGCTGGGGAGATTGGAGAGACAGCTGGAGCGGACGAAGACCCAATTCAAGTTGGAAGGTAGGGTTTGGGGCCAGCATGGACCGTCTGACCGTCTGCGTGAGTTACGTGAGCAGATGGACGGAGAGGCCGAACCCAGCGACGATTTTGAGGAGCAGGCTCGTCTGAACCTGGACAGCAATGCTTTAGGATCCGTGCATCGCAAGAGAAGCCATGTTGGTTTGACGAACGAAGCGGACGAGAAAGGGCAGCCGATCTATGTCCCGCGGCCCCGGATGGACCCTACGCAGGCGACTGGTCTGCTTGGAGAAATCGCTTCCAAGGTTCCCAAGATTGATGCGGATGTTCCTGGAGCGGTGGACGAGGAGGCTACTCCTAAGCCGCCTACAGGACCCGAAGACGAAGTCGCTACCGAGGAAGCTAAGGCCGATCTCGAGGGCACAACACCAGACAAGGCCAAAGCTGCTGCTCCCCCTCCCTcgccgccaccgccgccgccgccgccgccgccgccgccaggTGGTGCGGTTGGTatacctcctcctcccccccctcctccaccaccgccgccggGTGGTGCAGGTATccccccccctcctccgcctcctccacctccaggTATGGCTGGGgtgcctccgccgccgccgccgccgccgccgccaggTATGGCCGGCGCAATGCCtccaccacctccaccaccgcctGGTATGAAGTTTGGAGcacctccgccgcctccacCGCCTGGTGCTGGCTTCGGAGGCTGGAGGGCCAATTACATGGCTTCTCAGGGTGTCCCTGGCGCTACAACTGGTATGATGCCGACGATCCGACCTaagaagaagctcaaggCTCTGCACTGGGACAAGGTGGATGCTCCGCAGGTCACGGTGTGGGCGTCGCATGCTCCGACACCGGAGGACCGAGAGGAAAAGTATACGGAGCTGGCCAAGAAGGGTGTGTTGGATGAGGTTGAGCGGCTGTTCATGGCGAAGGAGACCAAGATCTTCGGACGCAGTAACGCGGCTAAGCAGCGCAAGGACAAGAAGCAGATTATCTCTAATGAGTTGTCGAAGACGTTCCAGATCGCCATGGCCAAGTATTCTCAATACCCGCCTGATGATATTGTGCGTATGATTATTCATTGTGACGCGGAGATTCTGGATAACATGGTCGTTATGGAGTTCCTGCAGAGAGACGAGATGTGCACGATTCCTGAGAACATTTCCAAGTTGATGGCGCCGTATAGCAAGGACTGGACCGGTCCTGATGCCGCCAGTTCCGACCGGGAGCAGGATCCTAGCGAGCTTACAAGAGAGGATCAGATCTACTTGGCTACTGCTTTCGAGTTGCATCATTACTGGAAGGCTAGGATGCGTGCGCTTGCTCTGACGCGGTCGTTTGAGCCGGACTACGAGCACATTTCGGCCAAGCTTCAGGATGTGGTCAAGGTTAGCGAGTCGCTACGTGATTCGGTGTCTTTGATGAACGTCCTCGGATTGATTCTTGATATTGGTAACTTCATGAACGACGCCAACAAGCAAGCTCAAGGATTCAAACTGGGTTCTCTCGCGCGTTTGGGTATGGTCAAGGATGACAAGAACGAGACCACCTTCGCCGACCTGGTCGAGCGTATCGTCCGTAACCAGTACCCCGAATGGGAAGGTTTCGCCGACGATATCAGCGGCGTCGTTAACCTCCAGAAGCTCAACGTTGACCAACTCCGCCAGGACGCCAAGAAGTACATCGACAACATCAAGAACGTCCAGGCTTCCTTGGACGCGGGTAACCTGAGTGATCCGAAGAAGTTCCACCCGCAGGACCGTGTTAGTCAAGTCGTGCAGCGGAGTATGAAGGATGCTAGGCGGAAGGCGGAGCAGATGCAGTTGTATCTAGAGGAGATGGCGAAGACGTATAATGATATCATGGTGTT
This sequence is a window from Aspergillus chevalieri M1 DNA, chromosome 5, nearly complete sequence. Protein-coding genes within it:
- a CDS encoding formin sepA (COG:T,Z;~EggNog:ENOG410QDSA;~InterPro:IPR014768,IPR016024,IPR011989,IPR010472, IPR010473,IPR014767,IPR042201,IPR015425;~PFAM:PF06371,PF06367,PF02181;~go_function: GO:0003779 - actin binding [Evidence IEA];~go_function: GO:0017048 - Rho GTPase binding [Evidence IEA];~go_process: GO:0016043 - cellular component organization [Evidence IEA];~go_process: GO:0030036 - actin cytoskeleton organization [Evidence IEA]), coding for MPSSTSAPDKSRQTSAGKSFFGRKLHKEKPVEIRHESSSTSSLGDLENLAPPGSAAGSRSSRHSNKRTSVQSIDHNPYDLDASGIAPTAGVITSIPFESTPSDTRNPIPVDYLSNASPRREPSPHHLAKGGGDFHQYPVFNPSAAHVQNYYSHPTGPRPPPHASNMTMSGSSTGDKGPRYQQWGRPGSSATNAPFSHNSSSTFDSSQNSRLSLDQMSLHSSVSSNTRGSNYFSADGSNRTITTSHSDRNNLTPSGSSSRLSTVSTATTGPPPIVPEQYLARPRDDRIVDQLFLELMQKRGWQNLPEQAKRQMLAYPASKKWTLVHQDRLTELQGEQKRRQNARQTHGHDGPVGILERADEEGSPEWYVKKVMDDTITSKQLASLSVSLRTQPISWVRAFVEAQGQIALTNVLIKINRRKASGPVPAPPTGDKDLDREYDIVKCLKALMNNKYGADDALAHQQVIIALVSSLLSPRLNTRKLVSEVLTFLCHWGEGEGHLKVLQAMDHVKNYQGETGRFDAWMRIVEVTIDGRGKMGSLVGASEEYRSGGIGMENLLMEYAVSTMILINMMVDAPENDLQLRCHIRAQFISCGIKRLLTKMEGFQYEVIDKQIERFRENEAIDYEDLLQREGSSVKDSIEGEVKDMSDPMQITDAIASRINGSRAHDYFLSAMQHMLLIRENSGEDGLRMFQLVDAMMSYVAMDRRLPDLDFRQGLTFTVQSLLDRLHTDEEARQVYDESLEARQIAEAAIAERDEMKAQVELGADGLVKKLQKQIDEQTSIIELQARQNESIKAEIADVQRLRAQELQRNELETRELYLMLRDAQDIAASNAKKNNVAETDPVQMRGIMDRDQLLGRLERQLERTKTQFKLEGRVWGQHGPSDRLRELREQMDGEAEPSDDFEEQARLNLDSNALGSVHRKRSHVGLTNEADEKGQPIYVPRPRMDPTQATGLLGEIASKVPKIDADVPGAVDEEATPKPPTGPEDEVATEEAKADLEGTTPDKAKAAAPPPSPPPPPPPPPPPPGGAVGIPPPPPPPPPPPPGGAGIPPPPPPPPPPGMAGVPPPPPPPPPPGMAGAMPPPPPPPPGMKFGAPPPPPPPGAGFGGWRANYMASQGVPGATTGMMPTIRPKKKLKALHWDKVDAPQVTVWASHAPTPEDREEKYTELAKKGVLDEVERLFMAKETKIFGRSNAAKQRKDKKQIISNELSKTFQIAMAKYSQYPPDDIVRMIIHCDAEILDNMVVMEFLQRDEMCTIPENISKLMAPYSKDWTGPDAASSDREQDPSELTREDQIYLATAFELHHYWKARMRALALTRSFEPDYEHISAKLQDVVKVSESLRDSVSLMNVLGLILDIGNFMNDANKQAQGFKLGSLARLGMVKDDKNETTFADLVERIVRNQYPEWEGFADDISGVVNLQKLNVDQLRQDAKKYIDNIKNVQASLDAGNLSDPKKFHPQDRVSQVVQRSMKDARRKAEQMQLYLEEMAKTYNDIMVFYGEDSADENARRDFFAKLATFVMEWKKSREKNMTLEESRRRTEASLARKRMNMNTALANGAGTATEAPNSPATSGAMDSLLEKLRAAAPQARDQRDRRRRARLKERHNVRVASGQQIPENFGAEEGTEANEAESNTGQAKDDDGASAAESGMLSPPGQDADRGASPEPQSESEDVADRAASMLQGLRDNSGDAERSRRRRESAEEERRKRRMRRRNGPTSGSKDSGDGTGGLSSVKEPESMSPPGTADSNNTDDAGSQPPSTPAIVVSPNDDDQHDRSPDDSRPSSKRDSEPE